A region of Burkholderia lata DNA encodes the following proteins:
- the argE gene encoding acetylornithine deacetylase: protein MNDTSSRALLERLIGFATVSRDSNLEMIGFIRDYLAGFGIESELFYNAERTKASLYATIGPRDRGGIALSGHTDVVPVDGQAWTVEPFRLTERDGRLYGRGTADMKGFIASVLAAVPAFVARPLSVPVHLAFSYDEEVGCLGVRPMLDALAAREHRPRLCLIGEPTELKPVLGHKGKLAMRCHVKGAACHSAYAPSGVNAIDYAAKLIGRLGEIGAALARPERHDARFDPPFSTVQTGLIKGGRALNIVPAECEFDFEVRALPDFDAHDVPRKLQDYAESELLPRMRAVQPDTDIQLQPLGAYPGLATAPDSEAARLLAMLSGSDAFGTVAFGTEGGLFGQAGIPTVVCGPGSMDQGHKPDEFVTLDQLHGCDAMLRRLAAHLAAAA from the coding sequence ATGAATGACACGTCGAGCCGCGCACTGCTCGAACGGCTGATCGGCTTCGCGACGGTCAGCCGCGATTCGAACCTCGAGATGATCGGTTTCATCCGCGACTATCTCGCGGGCTTCGGCATCGAGAGCGAACTGTTCTACAACGCGGAGCGCACGAAGGCGAGCCTGTACGCGACGATCGGGCCGCGCGATCGCGGCGGCATCGCGCTGTCGGGCCATACCGACGTGGTGCCGGTCGACGGGCAGGCGTGGACGGTCGAGCCGTTCCGGCTGACCGAGCGCGACGGACGCCTGTACGGCCGCGGCACGGCCGACATGAAGGGTTTCATCGCGTCGGTGCTCGCGGCCGTGCCGGCATTCGTCGCCCGGCCGCTGAGCGTGCCCGTGCATCTCGCGTTTTCGTACGACGAGGAAGTCGGCTGCCTCGGCGTGCGGCCGATGCTCGACGCACTGGCCGCGCGCGAGCACCGGCCGCGCCTGTGCCTGATCGGCGAGCCGACCGAACTGAAGCCGGTGCTCGGCCACAAGGGCAAGCTCGCGATGCGCTGCCACGTGAAGGGCGCCGCGTGTCACTCGGCGTACGCGCCGTCGGGCGTCAACGCGATCGACTATGCGGCGAAGCTGATCGGCCGGCTCGGCGAGATCGGCGCGGCGCTCGCGCGGCCCGAACGGCACGACGCACGATTCGATCCGCCGTTCTCGACCGTTCAGACGGGGCTGATCAAGGGCGGTCGCGCGTTGAACATCGTGCCGGCCGAATGCGAGTTCGATTTCGAGGTGCGGGCGCTGCCGGATTTCGATGCGCACGACGTGCCGCGGAAGCTGCAGGACTATGCGGAATCCGAACTGTTGCCGAGAATGCGCGCGGTGCAGCCCGATACCGACATTCAACTGCAGCCGCTGGGCGCGTATCCGGGCCTGGCGACCGCGCCGGACAGCGAGGCCGCACGCCTGCTCGCGATGCTGAGCGGCTCCGATGCATTCGGCACGGTGGCGTTCGGCACCGAGGGCGGGCTGTTCGGGCAGGCCGGCATTCCGACCGTGGTGTGCGGGCCCGGCAGCATGGACCAGGGGCACAAGCCCGACGAGTTCGTCACGCTCGACCAGCTTCACGGCTGCGACGCGATGCTGAGGCGGCTGGCCGCCCATCTCGCTGCGGCCGCCTGA
- a CDS encoding LysR substrate-binding domain-containing protein, with protein MAHYTLRQLKYFVTTVESGSVAEASRQLFIAQPSISSAIKGLEESFGVKLFIRHHAQGVSLTPSGTRFYRKAQELLRISHEFEQNALADNDVITGQIDIGCFETVAPLYLPQLIAGFRERYPGVNIRLRDGDQQELVQGLTSGTFDLALMYDHDLDGTIETEPLMPPQQPYVLLPENHRFAGQTHVSLRDLCVEPMILLDVQPSRTYFVSLFHELGLTPNIVFGSPSIEMVRGMVGQGFGFSLLVTRPHSEYTYDGQRVVTIALSETVSPSGLVSARLKRGQLTKQAQSFVDFCRERLAQIVVETAR; from the coding sequence GTGGCTCACTACACTTTGCGGCAACTGAAATACTTCGTGACGACGGTGGAATCCGGCAGCGTCGCCGAGGCCTCGCGCCAGCTGTTCATCGCGCAGCCGTCGATCTCCAGCGCGATCAAGGGTCTGGAGGAAAGCTTCGGTGTGAAGCTGTTCATCCGCCATCACGCGCAGGGCGTGTCGCTCACGCCGAGCGGCACGCGCTTCTACCGGAAAGCGCAGGAGCTGCTGCGCATCTCGCACGAATTCGAACAGAACGCGCTGGCCGACAACGACGTGATCACCGGGCAGATCGACATCGGCTGCTTCGAGACGGTCGCACCGCTCTATCTGCCGCAACTGATCGCGGGCTTTCGCGAGCGCTACCCGGGCGTGAACATCCGGCTGCGCGACGGCGACCAGCAGGAACTCGTGCAGGGCCTGACGTCCGGCACGTTCGATCTCGCGCTCATGTACGACCACGATCTCGACGGCACGATCGAGACCGAGCCGCTGATGCCGCCGCAGCAGCCGTACGTGCTGCTGCCGGAGAACCACCGGTTCGCGGGGCAGACGCACGTATCGCTGCGCGACCTGTGCGTCGAGCCGATGATCCTGCTCGACGTGCAGCCGAGCCGCACCTATTTCGTCAGCCTCTTTCATGAACTCGGGCTCACGCCGAACATCGTGTTCGGCTCGCCTTCGATCGAGATGGTGCGCGGGATGGTCGGCCAGGGGTTCGGCTTCTCGCTGCTCGTCACGCGTCCGCATTCCGAATACACGTACGACGGCCAGCGGGTCGTGACGATCGCCCTCAGCGAAACGGTGAGCCCGTCGGGGCTCGTGAGCGCGCGGCTGAAGCGCGGGCAACTCACGAAGCAGGCGCAGTCGTTCGTCGATTTCTGCCGCGAGCGGCTCGCGCAGATCGTCGTGGAAACGGCGCGATAA
- a CDS encoding DUF1028 domain-containing protein, whose product MTFSIVGRCPETGQLGIAISSSSIAVGARCPWVRAGVGAVATQNITLPALGPQILDLIEHEQLAPAAALDRALSANGWSQYRQVTVIDGQGQTACFTGKEALGTHHAVQGEQCVAAGNLLAAPAVIDAMVRAFEQAPGLLADRLLAAMHAAMAAGGEAGPVHSAALKVAGDLTWPIVDLRVDWADADPIGQLEALWQAYRPQMQDYQTRALNPTAAPSYGVPGDE is encoded by the coding sequence ATGACTTTCTCCATCGTCGGGCGCTGCCCGGAGACGGGCCAGCTCGGCATCGCGATCAGCTCGTCGAGCATCGCGGTGGGCGCGCGCTGCCCGTGGGTGCGCGCGGGCGTCGGCGCCGTCGCGACGCAGAACATCACGCTGCCGGCGCTTGGGCCCCAGATCCTCGACCTGATCGAGCACGAGCAGCTTGCGCCCGCCGCGGCGCTCGACCGTGCGCTCAGCGCGAACGGCTGGAGCCAGTACCGGCAGGTCACGGTGATCGACGGGCAGGGGCAGACGGCGTGCTTCACCGGCAAGGAAGCGCTCGGCACGCATCACGCGGTGCAGGGCGAGCAGTGCGTGGCGGCCGGCAACCTGCTGGCTGCGCCGGCCGTGATCGACGCGATGGTGCGCGCGTTCGAACAGGCGCCGGGACTGCTCGCCGATCGCTTGCTGGCCGCGATGCACGCGGCGATGGCGGCCGGCGGCGAGGCGGGGCCGGTGCATTCCGCCGCGCTCAAGGTGGCCGGCGACCTGACCTGGCCGATCGTCGACCTGCGCGTCGACTGGGCCGATGCCGATCCGATCGGGCAGCTCGAGGCGCTGTGGCAGGCGTATCGGCCGCAGATGCAGGACTACCAGACGCGCGCGCTGAACCCCACCGCCGCGCCGAGCTACGGAGTGCCGGGCGATGAATGA
- a CDS encoding RidA family protein has translation MSQPTHTRIRMFNTKDTYPNQTLDNDLCQAVRAGNTVYVRGQVGTDFDGKLIGLGDPRAQAEQAMKNVKQLLEEAGSDLTHIVKTTTYLIDPRYREPVYQEVGKWLKGVYPISTGLVVSALGQPQWLMEIDVIAVIPDNWQPNRA, from the coding sequence ATGAGCCAACCCACCCATACCCGTATCCGCATGTTCAACACGAAGGATACCTACCCGAACCAGACGCTCGACAACGACCTGTGCCAGGCCGTGCGGGCCGGCAACACCGTCTACGTGCGCGGCCAGGTCGGCACCGATTTCGACGGCAAGCTGATCGGCCTCGGCGATCCGCGCGCACAGGCCGAGCAGGCGATGAAGAACGTCAAGCAGTTGCTCGAAGAAGCCGGCAGCGACCTCACGCACATCGTGAAGACGACGACCTACCTGATCGACCCGCGCTATCGCGAGCCCGTGTACCAGGAAGTCGGCAAGTGGTTGAAGGGCGTGTATCCGATCTCGACGGGGCTCGTCGTGTCCGCGCTCGGCCAGCCGCAGTGGCTGATGGAAATCGACGTGATCGCGGTGATCCCGGACAACTGGCAGCCGAACCGCGCATAG